One stretch of Harmonia axyridis chromosome 1, icHarAxyr1.1, whole genome shotgun sequence DNA includes these proteins:
- the LOC123685003 gene encoding uncharacterized protein LOC123685003 has product MRRVKQKSFNDHRFSTKPIKNKPNNLKKICRKITYGELESESAFLCGPSYVVNNFKFRTALSKLLASLREAGGKCTDLSVSYNDTVSGTNIEQLQNENEQLQNG; this is encoded by the exons ATGAGACGTGTCAAACAGAAATCTTTTAACGACCACAGATTTTCAACGAAACCAATAAAAAAC AAACCCAATAATTTGAAGAAGATATGCCGGAAGATAACATATGGAGAACTCGAGTCGGAGAGCGCCTTCCTTTGTGGACCTTCATACgttgtgaataatttcaaatttagaACTGCACTGAGTAAATTATTAGCCAGTCTTAGGGAGGCAGGAGGAAAATGTACTGATCTTTCAGTTAGTTATAACGATACTGTGAGTGGTACAAAT ATTGAacaacttcaaaatgaaaatgagcaACTGCAAAATGGTTAG
- the LOC123684987 gene encoding uncharacterized protein LOC123684987 isoform X2 — protein sequence MPYLTLIHFNAIFLLSSFQTSGSEPSTSQQQPTSQQQPESITPRRRRRRQRRYAPEESEYHHHLSMRLNNLRRFSRRSGLDRNLLQILVKNAQKSNLGEDTYRMASLARRFLEEVDEVERMVANHQSISSNIDDLTRKLDSFKFSEE from the exons ATGCCATATCTCACTTTGATTCATTTCAATGCAATATTTTTACTTTCATCTTTTCAAACTTCAGGTTCCGAACCATCAACGTCTCAACAGCAGCCAACGTCTCAACAGCAGCCAGAGTCCATTACGCCTCGTAGACGTAGACGTAGACAAAGACGTTATGCTCCTGAAGAATCTGAATATCATCATCATCTCAGTATGAGGTTGAATAATTTAAGACGTTTTAGCAGACGTTCTGGATTAGATAGAAACCTCCTCCAAATTCTTGTGAAAAATGCCCAGAAATCT AATCTTGGAGAGGATACATATAGAATGGCCTCACTCGCAAGAAGATTTCTCGAGGAGGTGGATGAAGTAGAACGAATGGTGGCCAACCATCAATCAATCAGTAGCAACATTGATGATTTAACAAGAAAACtggattctttcaaatttagcGAAGAATGA
- the LOC123684987 gene encoding uncharacterized protein LOC123684987 isoform X1: MEDHRRTEALRGADRQEFERSEPSTSQQQPTSQQQPESITPRRRRRRQRRYAPEESEYHHHLSMRLNNLRRFSRRSGLDRNLLQILVKNAQKSVRKISINHFYLLLISWVVFSSIYFIFELLYHVHHSYFEMRLSFEAHYTSKTQIWGTSKM; this comes from the exons ATGGAAGATCATCGAAGAACTGAAGCTCTTAGAGGTGCAGATAGGCAAGAATTTGAAC GTTCCGAACCATCAACGTCTCAACAGCAGCCAACGTCTCAACAGCAGCCAGAGTCCATTACGCCTCGTAGACGTAGACGTAGACAAAGACGTTATGCTCCTGAAGAATCTGAATATCATCATCATCTCAGTATGAGGTTGAATAATTTAAGACGTTTTAGCAGACGTTCTGGATTAGATAGAAACCTCCTCCAAATTCTTGTGAAAAATGCCCAGAAATCTGTAAGAAAAATTTCCATCAATCATTTCTATTTACTTCTCATTTCATGGGtagttttttcttcgatatattttatttttgaattattatatcaTGTTCACCACTCATATTTTGAAATGCGTCTGTCGTTTGAAGCCCACTACACATCAAAGACGCAGATATGGGGAActtccaaaatgtga